The Rhodopseudomonas palustris genome window below encodes:
- a CDS encoding monovalent cation/H+ antiporter subunit A, which yields MPQNVFLLAVILLPFAGSLLAALLPANARNAEAWLAAAVALGCLFLLVPLYPGADAAPIRYQLDWLPQFGLNFTLRLDGFAWAFACLITAIGALVVLYARYYMSPSDPVPRFFSFLQGFMGAMLGIVLSGNLIQLVFFWELTSLFSFLLIGYWHHNAAAREGARVALTITGTGGLCLFAGVVVLGHIVGSYDLDAVLAAGTEVRAHALYVPTLILILLGALTKSAQFPFHFWLPRAMTAPTPVSAYLHSATMVKAGVFLLVRLWPVLGGTNEWLWIVGTTGLATFIVGAYLAVFQRDLKGLLAYSTISHLGLITLLIGLDRPLALVAAIFHVFNHATFKASLFMAAGIIDHETGTRDLRRLSGLWKFMPKTGALAIVAASAMAGVPLLNGFLSKEMFFAETIETHDGSLLDDALPYIVTLASMFTVAYSLRFIREVFFGPPPVDLPRTPHEPPRWMRFPVELLVLTCLVVGIVPSLTIGPFLQLAVHAVLGAATPYYSLAVWHGFNWPLLMSVIALIGGVLLYVMLREPLQQGLTSSLFAGRFKTQRVFDLVLVTVSWRWARAIERVFGTRRLQPQLLLLVCVALIAAAVPVLMRGLSLAPVAFNDIDPALAVVWAVGIACALGGTAVAKFHRLAALILIGGSGLTTCLTFVWFSAPDLALTQIGVEIVTTVLLLLGLRWLPKQLETGEITANRSVLKRVQRIRDLAIAAAAGIGVALLAYAVMTRAAPDSIAQFFMRHAYADGGGTNVVNVILVDFRGFDTLGEITVLAVVALTVFALLRRFRPAADSIDIPEQQRLQDEHDDADADRRKGDTIADYLAVPAMIMQLLFPFIFIAAMYLLLRGHDQPGGGFVAGIAMAAALILQYMAGGARWIEARLRIHPLRWIAIGLLLALFTGAAALPLARPFLTSAFAYAEIPLIGKVPLASAALFDLGVFSLVVGATALMLLALAHQSIRGHRRPSGGRAATPEASRWN from the coding sequence ATGCCGCAGAACGTCTTTCTTCTCGCGGTGATCCTTCTCCCGTTCGCCGGCAGCCTGCTTGCGGCGCTGCTGCCTGCCAACGCGCGTAATGCCGAGGCTTGGCTCGCGGCGGCCGTCGCGCTTGGCTGTCTGTTCCTGCTGGTGCCGCTGTATCCCGGTGCCGATGCTGCGCCGATCCGCTATCAGCTCGACTGGCTGCCGCAGTTCGGCCTGAACTTCACGCTGCGGCTGGACGGCTTCGCCTGGGCGTTCGCGTGCCTGATCACAGCGATCGGTGCCCTCGTCGTGCTGTACGCGCGCTACTACATGTCGCCGTCCGACCCGGTGCCGCGGTTCTTCTCGTTCCTGCAGGGCTTCATGGGCGCGATGCTCGGCATCGTGCTGTCCGGCAATCTGATCCAGCTGGTGTTCTTCTGGGAGCTCACCAGCCTGTTCTCGTTTCTGCTGATCGGCTACTGGCACCACAACGCCGCGGCGCGTGAAGGCGCCCGCGTCGCGCTGACCATCACCGGCACCGGCGGGCTGTGCCTGTTCGCCGGCGTCGTGGTGCTCGGCCATATCGTCGGCAGCTACGACCTCGACGCCGTCCTGGCAGCCGGCACCGAGGTCCGCGCCCACGCGCTGTACGTGCCGACGCTGATCCTGATCCTGCTCGGCGCGCTGACCAAGAGCGCACAGTTTCCGTTCCACTTCTGGCTGCCGCGGGCGATGACGGCGCCGACGCCGGTCTCCGCCTATCTACACTCCGCCACCATGGTGAAGGCCGGCGTGTTCCTGCTGGTGCGGCTGTGGCCGGTGCTCGGCGGCACCAATGAATGGCTGTGGATCGTCGGCACCACCGGCCTCGCCACCTTCATCGTCGGCGCCTACCTCGCAGTGTTCCAGCGCGACCTGAAGGGCTTGCTCGCCTACTCGACCATCAGCCATCTCGGCCTGATCACGCTGCTGATCGGCCTCGACCGCCCGCTGGCGCTGGTGGCCGCGATCTTCCACGTGTTCAACCACGCGACCTTCAAGGCGTCGCTGTTCATGGCGGCCGGCATCATCGACCACGAGACCGGCACACGCGATCTGCGCCGGCTCAGCGGTCTCTGGAAATTCATGCCGAAGACCGGCGCACTGGCGATCGTCGCCGCCTCGGCGATGGCCGGCGTGCCACTTTTGAATGGCTTCCTGTCCAAGGAAATGTTCTTCGCCGAGACGATCGAAACCCACGACGGCTCGCTGCTCGACGACGCCCTGCCCTATATCGTCACTCTCGCCAGCATGTTCACGGTGGCGTATTCGCTGCGCTTCATCCGCGAAGTGTTCTTCGGCCCGCCGCCGGTCGACCTGCCCCGCACGCCGCACGAGCCGCCGCGCTGGATGCGGTTTCCGGTCGAACTGCTGGTGCTGACCTGTCTGGTGGTCGGTATCGTGCCGTCGCTGACGATCGGGCCGTTCCTGCAGCTCGCGGTGCATGCGGTGCTCGGCGCGGCGACGCCGTATTACAGCCTCGCGGTCTGGCACGGCTTCAACTGGCCGCTGCTGATGAGCGTGATCGCGCTGATCGGCGGCGTTCTGTTGTACGTGATGCTGCGCGAGCCCTTGCAGCAGGGGCTGACGAGTTCGCTGTTCGCCGGCCGCTTCAAGACCCAGCGGGTGTTCGACCTGGTGCTTGTGACGGTGTCGTGGCGCTGGGCCCGCGCGATCGAGCGCGTGTTCGGCACCCGCCGGCTGCAGCCGCAATTGCTTTTGCTGGTTTGCGTCGCGTTGATTGCAGCCGCAGTTCCAGTGCTGATGCGCGGTCTCAGCCTCGCGCCGGTCGCGTTCAACGATATCGATCCGGCGCTCGCCGTGGTGTGGGCGGTCGGCATCGCCTGCGCGCTCGGCGGCACCGCCGTGGCCAAATTCCACCGGCTGGCGGCACTGATCCTGATCGGAGGATCGGGGCTGACCACCTGCCTCACCTTCGTGTGGTTCTCTGCACCGGACCTGGCGCTGACCCAGATCGGCGTCGAGATCGTCACCACAGTGCTGTTGCTGCTCGGGCTACGCTGGCTGCCGAAGCAGCTCGAGACCGGCGAGATCACCGCCAACCGCAGCGTGCTCAAGCGTGTGCAGCGGATCCGCGACCTCGCGATCGCAGCGGCCGCCGGCATCGGCGTCGCGCTGCTGGCCTATGCGGTGATGACCCGCGCCGCGCCGGATAGCATCGCCCAGTTCTTCATGCGCCATGCCTACGCGGACGGCGGCGGCACCAACGTCGTGAACGTCATCCTGGTCGACTTCCGCGGCTTCGATACGCTCGGCGAGATCACCGTGCTGGCAGTGGTGGCGCTGACGGTGTTCGCCCTGCTCCGCCGCTTCCGCCCCGCCGCCGACAGCATCGACATCCCCGAGCAGCAACGGCTGCAGGACGAACACGACGACGCCGATGCCGATCGCCGCAAGGGCGACACCATCGCCGATTATCTCGCAGTGCCGGCGATGATCATGCAGCTGTTGTTTCCGTTCATCTTCATCGCGGCGATGTATCTGCTGCTGCGCGGTCATGATCAGCCCGGCGGCGGCTTCGTCGCCGGCATCGCGATGGCGGCCGCTCTGATCCTGCAATACATGGCGGGCGGTGCCCGCTGGATTGAAGCGCGGCTCCGCATCCATCCGCTGCGTTGGATCGCCATCGGGCTATTGCTGGCGCTGTTCACCGGCGCCGCGGCGCTACCGCTGGCCCGCCCGTTCCTCACCTCGGCCTTCGCCTATGCTGAGATCCCCTTGATCGGCAAGGTGCCGCTCGCCAGCGCGGCACTGTTCGACCTCGGGGTATTCTCGCTGGTGGTCGGCGCGACCGCGCTGATGCTGCTGGCCTTGGCCCACCAATCGATCCGCGGCCATCGCCGCCCCTCCGGCGGCCGCGCCGCAACGCCCGAGGCCAGCCGATGGAACTGA
- a CDS encoding Na+/H+ antiporter subunit C — protein MELIVSLAIAVLTGCGVWLLLRPRTFQVIIGLALLSYAVNLFIFSMGRLKVGAAAVLEKGQIVDPQAFADPLPQALVLTAIVISFATTALFLVVLLASRGLTGNDHVDGRDHE, from the coding sequence ATGGAACTGATCGTCTCATTGGCCATCGCCGTGCTGACCGGCTGCGGGGTCTGGCTGCTGCTGCGACCGCGCACCTTCCAGGTGATCATCGGCTTGGCGCTGCTGTCCTACGCGGTGAACCTGTTCATCTTCAGCATGGGACGCCTCAAGGTCGGCGCCGCCGCCGTGCTGGAGAAGGGACAGATCGTCGATCCTCAAGCGTTCGCCGATCCGCTGCCGCAGGCGCTGGTGCTCACCGCCATCGTCATCAGCTTCGCCACCACGGCGCTATTCCTGGTGGTGCTGCTGGCGTCGCGCGGCCTGACCGGAAATGACCACGTCGACGGCCGGGACCACGAATGA
- a CDS encoding monovalent cation/H+ antiporter subunit D, translating to MTSWTDHLIILPILLPLFVGAAMLLIDERYQQIKAFANLASIAIMGIIALLLMRAADLPTATGAAPIAVYRLGDWPAPFAIVLVADRLSALMLALTSLLAFASTIFATARWHRVGAHFHSLMQFLLMGLNGAFLTGDLFNLFVFFELLLAASYGLVLHGSGQARVRAGLQYIAINLTASVLFLIGVSLIYAVTGTLNMADLAIRITEVPAQDRALLEAGAAVLGVAFMVKAGMWPLCFWLPTTYAAAAAPVAAIFAIMSKVGIYILLRLSLLFFGAGSGASALFGSEWLIAAGIATILFGLIGALASQEISRLAGYAVLVSSGTVLAVAAASGKPAVTASALFYLVSSTLAIAAFFMLIELLERGRDPGADMLAVTREAYGEDMPDDPDAEEVGMVIPASMAILGWCFVGCAAVIAGLPPVSGFIAKFAMLTALLGEDTGSSISPLHWTLLALLMASGLTMLIAMTRAGIRTLWTPSERADPRVRLAEIVPIALLLLGCAAMTVQPQAAMTYMQGAANSLHAPAAYTDSVLAPVATRVKTGGGS from the coding sequence ATGACAAGCTGGACCGACCATCTGATCATCCTGCCGATCCTGCTGCCGCTGTTCGTCGGCGCGGCGATGCTGCTGATCGACGAGCGCTATCAGCAGATCAAGGCGTTCGCCAATCTCGCCTCGATCGCGATCATGGGCATCATCGCGCTGCTCTTGATGCGCGCCGCGGATCTTCCGACCGCGACCGGCGCGGCGCCGATCGCGGTGTACCGGCTCGGAGATTGGCCGGCGCCGTTCGCGATCGTGCTGGTAGCGGACCGGCTGTCGGCGCTGATGCTGGCGCTCACCAGCCTGCTCGCCTTCGCGTCGACGATCTTCGCGACGGCGCGGTGGCACCGGGTCGGCGCACATTTCCATTCGCTGATGCAGTTCCTGCTGATGGGGCTGAACGGCGCCTTTCTGACCGGCGATCTGTTCAACCTGTTCGTGTTCTTCGAGCTGCTGCTGGCCGCGTCCTACGGCCTGGTCCTGCACGGCTCGGGGCAGGCGCGGGTGCGGGCCGGGCTGCAATACATCGCCATCAATCTGACGGCTTCTGTGCTGTTCCTGATCGGTGTCAGCCTGATCTACGCCGTCACCGGCACGCTCAACATGGCCGATCTGGCGATCCGGATTACCGAGGTGCCGGCGCAGGACCGGGCGCTGCTCGAAGCCGGCGCTGCCGTGCTCGGCGTCGCCTTCATGGTCAAGGCGGGGATGTGGCCGCTGTGCTTCTGGCTGCCGACCACCTATGCGGCCGCAGCGGCCCCGGTCGCGGCGATCTTCGCGATCATGAGCAAGGTCGGGATCTACATCCTGCTGCGGCTGTCGCTGCTGTTCTTCGGCGCCGGCAGTGGCGCTTCGGCGCTGTTCGGCAGCGAGTGGCTGATCGCCGCCGGCATCGCCACCATTCTGTTCGGGTTGATCGGCGCGCTGGCATCGCAGGAAATCTCGCGGCTCGCCGGCTACGCGGTGCTGGTGTCGTCCGGCACCGTGCTGGCGGTCGCGGCCGCATCCGGCAAGCCTGCGGTCACAGCCTCGGCGCTGTTCTATCTGGTGAGTTCGACACTCGCGATCGCCGCGTTCTTCATGCTGATCGAGCTTTTGGAACGCGGCCGCGATCCAGGTGCCGACATGCTGGCGGTGACGCGCGAAGCCTACGGCGAGGACATGCCTGACGATCCGGACGCCGAGGAAGTCGGGATGGTGATCCCCGCCTCGATGGCGATCCTCGGCTGGTGCTTTGTGGGTTGCGCCGCGGTAATCGCCGGCCTGCCGCCGGTGTCCGGCTTCATCGCCAAATTCGCGATGCTGACAGCACTGCTCGGCGAAGACACCGGCAGCAGCATCTCGCCGCTGCACTGGACGCTGCTGGCTCTGCTGATGGCGTCCGGTCTCACCATGCTGATCGCGATGACCCGCGCCGGCATCCGCACGCTGTGGACGCCCAGCGAGCGGGCCGATCCGCGGGTGCGGCTTGCGGAGATCGTCCCGATCGCACTCCTGCTCCTCGGCTGTGCGGCGATGACCGTGCAGCCGCAGGCGGCGATGACCTACATGCAGGGCGCGGCCAATTCGCTCCATGCGCCGGCCGCCTATACCGACAGCGTGCTGGCGCCGGTTGCGACGCGGGTGAAGACCGGAGGCGGCTCATGA
- a CDS encoding Na+/H+ antiporter subunit E, which produces MNRVLPFPLISLCMLAMWLWLSQSIALGPILLGSLFALIGGWLLSLLQSDSDRVRNPGAIIRLTGLVLIDVVRSNIAVASIILGGQRDNITSGFVDIPLDLRSRQGLAVLACIITSTPGTLWVNFTRETGVLQLHVLDLVDESEWVERIKGRYERLLLEIFE; this is translated from the coding sequence ATGAACAGGGTGCTGCCCTTCCCGCTGATTTCGCTGTGCATGCTGGCGATGTGGCTGTGGCTGAGCCAGAGCATCGCGCTCGGACCGATCCTGCTCGGCAGCCTGTTCGCGTTGATCGGCGGCTGGCTACTCAGCCTGCTGCAATCGGACTCCGATCGTGTCCGCAATCCAGGCGCGATCATCCGGCTGACCGGTTTGGTCCTGATCGACGTGGTGCGGTCCAATATCGCGGTCGCCAGCATCATCCTCGGCGGCCAGCGCGACAACATCACCTCCGGCTTCGTCGATATTCCGCTCGATCTGCGCAGCCGTCAGGGGCTCGCGGTGCTGGCCTGCATCATCACCTCGACGCCCGGCACGCTGTGGGTGAACTTCACCCGGGAGACCGGCGTGCTGCAGCTTCACGTGCTCGATCTGGTCGACGAGAGCGAGTGGGTCGAACGCATCAAGGGACGCTACGAGCGTCTGCTGTTGGAGATCTTCGAATGA
- a CDS encoding K+/H+ antiporter subunit F produces MSSLVLTWSVVIAQVMLALAMACAAYRMLVGPRAQDRVLGLDTLYVNAMLLMLTVGIRTGTDVYFEAALIIALLGFVGTVALSKFLMRGEVIE; encoded by the coding sequence ATGAGCAGTCTGGTGCTGACCTGGTCGGTCGTGATTGCGCAGGTGATGCTCGCCCTCGCCATGGCCTGCGCTGCCTATCGGATGCTGGTTGGACCCCGCGCGCAGGACCGCGTGCTTGGGCTGGACACACTGTACGTCAACGCCATGCTGCTGATGCTGACCGTCGGCATCCGCACCGGCACCGACGTGTATTTCGAAGCGGCGCTGATCATCGCCCTGCTCGGCTTCGTCGGCACCGTGGCCCTGTCGAAATTCCTGATGCGCGGCGAGGTGATCGAATGA
- the mnhG gene encoding monovalent cation/H(+) antiporter subunit G codes for MTHAADLPAWAAWIVALLLLFGAGITLIGSIGLLRLRGFYQRAHAPTLGTTLGTAFIVAASMLCFSLLQMRPLLHEVLILGFVTITTPVTLMLLVRAALFRDTAEGRIDDVRQRAKRKPRKEEPR; via the coding sequence ATGACCCACGCGGCGGATCTTCCAGCTTGGGCGGCTTGGATCGTAGCGCTGCTGCTGCTGTTCGGCGCCGGCATCACGCTGATCGGATCGATCGGACTGCTGCGGCTGCGCGGCTTCTACCAGCGCGCCCATGCGCCGACGCTGGGGACCACACTCGGCACCGCCTTCATCGTCGCCGCGTCGATGCTCTGCTTTTCGCTGCTGCAGATGCGGCCGCTGCTGCACGAGGTGCTGATCCTGGGCTTCGTCACCATCACCACGCCGGTGACGCTGATGCTGCTGGTCCGCGCCGCCCTGTTCCGCGACACCGCCGAAGGACGCATCGACGACGTCCGGCAACGCGCCAAGCGCAAGCCGCGCAAAGAAGAGCCGCGCTGA
- a CDS encoding YggS family pyridoxal phosphate-dependent enzyme: MPTNLEISPDDIARFGADPAAVFAANLMLVRERIAAACDRCGRSPADVRLLPVTKTVPANVLRLAYAAGISEFGENKLQEARDKRAMLADLPIRWSIIGHLQTNKVKYLVRFASEFHALDSLRLADELNRRLDAEGRDLDVFVQVNTSGEASKYGLAPGDLVPFVERLSDYPRLKPRGLMTLAVFSTDTERVRGCFRLLRDLRDRMVKIHPDLTQLSMGMSGDFEVAIEEGATVVRVGQAIFGARSTTDRLYWPQASFDR, translated from the coding sequence ATGCCTACCAACCTCGAGATTTCCCCAGACGATATCGCACGCTTCGGCGCGGATCCCGCCGCTGTCTTTGCGGCCAATCTGATGCTGGTCCGCGAGCGTATCGCGGCCGCTTGCGATCGCTGCGGGCGCAGCCCTGCGGATGTTCGTCTTTTGCCCGTCACCAAGACGGTGCCGGCGAATGTGCTTCGCCTGGCCTATGCGGCAGGCATCTCCGAGTTTGGTGAAAACAAGCTGCAGGAGGCCCGTGACAAGCGCGCTATGCTTGCGGATCTGCCGATCCGCTGGTCGATCATTGGCCACCTCCAGACTAACAAGGTGAAGTATCTCGTCCGGTTCGCGTCGGAATTCCACGCGCTCGACAGTCTGCGGCTTGCCGACGAGCTCAATCGTCGCCTGGATGCGGAGGGGCGGGATCTCGACGTGTTCGTGCAGGTGAACACCTCCGGCGAGGCAAGCAAATACGGCCTTGCACCCGGTGATCTCGTCCCGTTTGTCGAGCGTCTGTCCGACTATCCGCGCCTCAAGCCACGCGGCCTGATGACGCTCGCGGTCTTCAGCACCGACACCGAACGTGTTCGCGGCTGCTTCCGGCTGCTGCGCGATCTGCGGGATCGCATGGTGAAGATCCATCCCGACCTGACGCAACTGTCGATGGGGATGTCCGGCGATTTCGAAGTTGCGATCGAGGAGGGCGCGACCGTGGTGCGGGTCGGACAGGCGATCTTTGGCGCACGGTCGACCACCGACAGGTTGTATTGGCCGCAGGCAAGCTTCGATCGGTAG
- a CDS encoding PLP-dependent aminotransferase family protein, with amino-acid sequence MFKHSQLESVKAWVAHPAHAAMPLHARVQRAIRQLIVDGALGAGKPLPASRALAQSLGVSRDTIEVAYGQLHAEGFIERRVGSGSFVAEMTEFTPGRRLAQRDALLGNRAPKLSKRGAAMFGSGGIREQLLPRPFVHGVPETRTFPLQLWERLERQVRKEMGPHTLLHCDPQGSEPLRRAIADYVNLERGARASADRVLVLTSSQQALSLCANMLLDPGDRIFIEDPAYYGARKAFDAAGVECVPIPVDRQGLSVDQITAQPRRAKAVFLTPSHQFPTGATLALDRRLALIEWAARHQAWIIEDDYDSEFHYAGKPTACVQGLDPHDRTIYIGTFTKSLFPGLRIGYVVLPPQLVKPMTVARTLLDGHSASMAQLTLARFMEGGHFGAHVRTMRGVYATRLDVLVRLVRKHLSGFVEPRVPVGGLQLPCVLTCDLPERTAVEAAHRVGIEVLGLSGLHHARDGEAGFLMGFAAYTPLEIEGAVKKLAKALRAAIKP; translated from the coding sequence TTGTTCAAGCACTCCCAACTCGAATCCGTCAAAGCGTGGGTCGCCCATCCGGCTCATGCGGCGATGCCGCTGCACGCGCGGGTGCAGCGTGCCATCCGCCAGCTGATCGTCGATGGTGCGCTGGGCGCAGGCAAGCCGCTGCCGGCGTCGCGCGCCCTTGCGCAATCGCTCGGAGTGTCGCGCGATACGATCGAAGTCGCCTATGGCCAGCTTCACGCCGAGGGCTTCATCGAGCGCCGCGTGGGCAGCGGCAGCTTCGTCGCGGAGATGACGGAGTTCACGCCGGGCCGCCGTCTGGCGCAGCGGGACGCTCTGCTGGGCAACCGGGCGCCGAAGCTCAGCAAGCGCGGAGCCGCGATGTTCGGCAGCGGCGGCATTCGCGAGCAGCTGTTGCCGCGGCCGTTCGTCCATGGCGTGCCGGAAACGCGGACGTTTCCACTTCAGCTCTGGGAGCGGCTGGAGCGCCAGGTCCGCAAGGAGATGGGTCCACACACTCTGCTTCACTGCGATCCGCAGGGCAGCGAGCCACTGCGCCGCGCCATCGCCGACTACGTCAACCTCGAACGCGGGGCCCGCGCCTCGGCGGATCGCGTCCTGGTGCTCACCAGTTCGCAGCAGGCGCTGTCGCTGTGCGCGAATATGCTGCTCGATCCCGGCGACCGGATCTTCATCGAAGATCCGGCCTATTACGGCGCGCGCAAAGCATTCGATGCCGCAGGCGTGGAGTGCGTTCCGATTCCGGTCGACCGTCAGGGTCTCAGCGTCGACCAGATCACGGCCCAGCCGCGCCGGGCCAAGGCGGTGTTCCTGACGCCGTCCCACCAGTTTCCGACCGGTGCGACATTGGCGCTGGACCGCCGCCTCGCACTGATCGAATGGGCGGCCCGGCACCAGGCGTGGATCATCGAAGACGACTACGACAGCGAATTCCATTACGCCGGCAAGCCGACGGCGTGCGTGCAAGGTCTCGATCCGCACGACCGGACGATTTACATCGGCACCTTCACCAAATCGCTGTTTCCTGGTTTGCGGATCGGATACGTCGTGTTGCCGCCGCAACTCGTCAAGCCGATGACGGTTGCGCGCACGCTGCTGGATGGTCACAGCGCCTCGATGGCGCAGCTGACGCTGGCCCGGTTCATGGAGGGCGGCCATTTCGGCGCGCATGTCCGCACGATGCGCGGTGTCTATGCGACGCGCCTGGACGTCCTCGTCCGCCTCGTCCGCAAACATCTGTCCGGCTTTGTCGAGCCGCGCGTTCCGGTCGGCGGCCTGCAACTCCCCTGTGTGCTGACGTGTGACTTGCCGGAGCGAACTGCGGTCGAAGCCGCACACCGCGTCGGGATCGAAGTGCTCGGGCTGTCGGGGCTGCACCATGCCCGCGACGGCGAAGCCGGCTTCCTGATGGGCTTTGCTGCGTACACGCCGCTCGAAATCGAAGGCGCCGTGAAGAAGCTCGCCAAAGCGCTTCGGGCGGCGATCAAACCCTAA
- a CDS encoding benzoate/H(+) symporter BenE family transporter, translating into MPSRPTPSPIRLGDLTHPVIAGLISVIVNYGGTFILVFQAAKIAGLSPELTASWVWSISIGVGLTGLLLSLHYREPIITAWSTPAAAFLVTALATTPYAEAIGAYMISAAAFVLLGLSGYFEKVIRLIPPGIASGLLAGILLQFGIGAFGGASVDPWLVGLLIAAYVAFKRFSARYAVVGILLLGLTFLLTQGRVDLSGLKLVFAAPVFSMPEFSLNALLSVALPLFLITLTGQYMPGMLVLRNDGFKTSANPIVTVTGLGSLIMAPFGSHAFNIAAITAAIATGREAHEDPTKRWIAGIAAGCFYVLVGVFGVTLAAVFMAFPATFITTLAGLALLGTIGGSLAGAMADPTSREAALITFLASAANIKLLGIGGAFWGLLIGGLAYVVLNGRMPYRATADRSATEAAAK; encoded by the coding sequence ATGCCGTCCCGCCCCACTCCTTCTCCGATCCGCCTCGGCGACCTCACCCACCCGGTTATCGCCGGCCTGATCTCGGTGATCGTCAACTACGGCGGCACGTTCATCCTAGTGTTTCAGGCTGCCAAGATCGCGGGCCTCAGTCCCGAGCTGACGGCATCCTGGGTCTGGTCGATTTCGATTGGCGTCGGACTGACCGGGCTGTTGCTGAGCCTGCACTATCGTGAGCCAATCATCACGGCGTGGTCGACGCCGGCGGCGGCATTTCTGGTGACCGCGCTGGCGACGACGCCCTATGCGGAGGCGATCGGCGCCTACATGATCTCGGCGGCGGCGTTCGTCCTACTCGGCCTGTCCGGCTATTTCGAAAAGGTGATCCGTCTGATTCCGCCCGGGATCGCATCGGGCCTGCTCGCCGGCATTCTGCTGCAGTTCGGGATCGGAGCCTTCGGCGGCGCCAGCGTCGATCCGTGGCTGGTCGGCTTGCTGATTGCCGCTTACGTTGCATTCAAGCGCTTCTCCGCGCGCTACGCCGTGGTCGGCATTCTGCTGCTCGGCCTCACGTTCCTGCTGACGCAAGGTCGCGTCGATCTGTCCGGCCTCAAACTCGTCTTCGCGGCCCCGGTGTTCAGCATGCCGGAGTTTTCGCTGAATGCGCTGCTGTCGGTCGCGTTGCCGCTGTTCCTAATCACGCTCACCGGTCAATACATGCCGGGGATGCTGGTGCTGCGGAACGACGGGTTCAAGACCAGCGCCAATCCGATCGTCACAGTCACCGGTCTCGGCTCGCTCATCATGGCGCCGTTCGGTTCGCACGCCTTCAACATCGCGGCGATCACGGCTGCGATCGCCACCGGCCGGGAGGCCCACGAAGACCCGACCAAGAGATGGATTGCCGGCATCGCGGCAGGCTGTTTCTATGTGCTGGTCGGCGTGTTCGGCGTCACTCTCGCTGCAGTGTTCATGGCGTTTCCTGCCACCTTCATCACCACCCTCGCCGGTCTGGCCCTGCTCGGCACCATCGGCGGCAGCCTTGCCGGGGCGATGGCAGACCCGACCTCGCGCGAGGCGGCATTGATCACGTTCCTGGCCTCGGCCGCGAACATCAAGCTGCTCGGCATCGGCGGCGCATTCTGGGGCCTGCTGATCGGCGGACTCGCCTATGTTGTGCTCAACGGCCGCATGCCTTATCGCGCGACAGCCGATCGCTCCGCCACCGAGGCGGCTGCAAAATGA
- the pdxY gene encoding pyridoxal kinase yields MNHGTTPMTTSIISIQSQVAHGHVGNSAAVLPMQAHGLNVAAVPTTLLSNHPGLGSTRGRVLDAELVGELLRGIEERGLIETSRYIVSGYLGSRANGEVVAAFVKRARQLNPAITYICDPVMGDSHVGVFVPDDVAACICNELVPLADLLTPNQFEAGLIAGHPLATWSELKVTVDRMQVWREARVVVTSCRLVDTPDDSLENIVFEGTNSTRLPSPRLELAAAGTGDLYTGLLIAGLARNLSLVDAARRAAAIVLDVLKRTIAAGECEMQLASVIDALNPAFGEPPPR; encoded by the coding sequence ATGAACCACGGAACGACGCCGATGACGACGTCCATCATCTCGATCCAGAGCCAGGTGGCACACGGCCACGTCGGCAACAGCGCCGCCGTGCTGCCGATGCAGGCGCACGGGCTGAACGTGGCGGCGGTGCCGACGACGTTGCTCTCCAATCATCCGGGCCTCGGAAGCACGCGCGGCCGGGTGTTGGACGCCGAGCTGGTCGGCGAACTGCTGCGCGGGATCGAAGAACGCGGGCTGATCGAAACCAGCCGCTACATCGTGTCCGGCTACCTCGGCTCGCGCGCCAACGGCGAGGTGGTGGCGGCCTTCGTCAAACGCGCCCGACAACTCAATCCCGCCATCACCTACATCTGTGATCCGGTGATGGGAGATTCCCATGTCGGGGTGTTCGTGCCCGATGACGTTGCCGCTTGCATCTGCAACGAGCTCGTCCCGCTCGCCGATCTTCTGACGCCCAACCAGTTCGAGGCCGGATTGATCGCCGGCCACCCGCTGGCGACATGGTCAGAGCTCAAGGTCACGGTCGACAGAATGCAGGTTTGGCGGGAAGCCCGTGTCGTCGTGACCAGTTGCAGGCTGGTGGATACGCCTGACGACTCGCTCGAGAACATCGTGTTCGAAGGCACGAACTCCACCCGACTGCCGTCGCCGCGCCTGGAGCTGGCGGCGGCCGGCACAGGTGATCTCTACACCGGCCTTCTGATTGCGGGCCTCGCCCGCAATCTCAGCCTGGTCGATGCCGCCCGCCGCGCCGCCGCCATCGTGCTCGACGTGCTGAAACGCACCATCGCCGCTGGCGAATGCGAGATGCAGCTTGCCAGCGTCATCGATGCACTGAACCCCGCCTTTGGCGAGCCTCCTCCTCGATGA